In Tiliqua scincoides isolate rTilSci1 chromosome 1, rTilSci1.hap2, whole genome shotgun sequence, the following are encoded in one genomic region:
- the CCSAP gene encoding centriole, cilia and spindle-associated protein has product MVPSRCVKSEYMKRFKEPKWEACGPCYQELLRYRLSRRLLEQAHRPWFWDGWEQESSLSSSGGGGGSPSPPGTSSPQDAQQGEEEEAAAAAAAVAAAPGESGPGRTGGSGEREEDDDKEKADVKEVEGKSAGKGSDNRTSRQQGQLPSCSAVGNRGDRRPTRSPQRTDTAKGTKHPFALYGWGEKQTDTGSQKTHNVCASASVNEIHESALRAKNRRQMEKRKLSQRLIHSAEVERTWRTKPSGQDNPWMTEYMRCYSARAR; this is encoded by the exons ATGGTGCCGTCGCGGTGTGTGAAGAGCGAGTACATGAAGCGCTTCAAGGAGCCCAAGTGGGAGGCGTGCGGCCCCTGCTACCAGGAGCTGCTGCGCTACCGCCTGAGCAGGCGCCTCCTGGAACAGGCGCACCGGCCCTGGTTCTGGGACGGCTGGGAGCAGGAGAGCAGCCTGAGCAGCAGCGGCGGGGGCGGAGGGTCTCCCTCGCCCCCGGGCACCTCCAGCCCCCAGGACGCCcagcagggagaggaggaggaggcggcggcagcggcagcagcagtcGCCGCGGCGCCTGGCGAGTCCGGCCCGGGCAGGACCGGTGGGTCTGGGGAACGTG AGGAAGACGATGACAAAGAGAAGGCTGATGTCAAGGAGGTTGAAGGAAAATCTGCAGGGAAAGGAAGTGATAATCGGACAAGTCGTCAGCAAGGCCAGCTTCCCAGTTGCAGTGCCGTGGGTAACCGAGGGGACAGAAGACCGACAAGAAGCCCACAAAGGACAGATACAGCAAAGGGGACAAAGCACCCCTTTGCTTTGTATGGCTGGGGAGAAAAACAGACTGATACAGGCAGTCAGAAAACTCACAATGTCTGTGCGTCTGCTTCAGTGAATGAA ATCCATGAATCTGCATTACGAGCAAAGAACAGAAGGCAAATGGAAAAAAGGAAACTATCTCAGAGACTGATTCACTCTGCAGAAGTAGAGAGAACCTGGAGAACAAAACCTTCTGGACAAGACAATCCTTGGATGACTGAATACATGAGATGTTACTCGGCACGTGCTCGGTGA